The proteins below come from a single Rosa rugosa chromosome 2, drRosRugo1.1, whole genome shotgun sequence genomic window:
- the LOC133731364 gene encoding secreted RxLR effector protein 161-like — protein MAKGDKLTKLETPMTELEREEMKNKPYSRLVGSLMYAQVCTRPDLAFAVGMLARFQSNPGNAHWIAGKKVLRYLQKTKNHMLVYRRVENLEVAGYTDSDFAGNFPSSKKSTSGYVFVLAGGAVAWKSVKQTITATSTMQAEFIAIYEGVCQGLWLKNFLLQTKVVDSIISGPLKFFCDNTAAVYFTKNNKRSTNSKHIDLKYYSVRERVKHRELEVANVGTLSQLADPFTKALPIVAFQKHIKSIGVLANFDC, from the coding sequence ATGGCAAAAGGTGACAAGCTCACTAAACTGGAAACTCCAATGACTGAATTAGAAAGAGAAGAGATGAAGAACAAGCCTTACTCTAGGCTTGTTGGCAGCCTgatgtatgcacaagtgtgcACCAGGCCTGACCTTGCTTTTGCAGTTGGTATGCTAGCAAGATTTCAATCAAATCCAGGGAATGCTCACTGGATAGCTGGTAAGAAAGTTCTGAGATACCTACAAAAGACCAAAAATCACATGCTTGTTTATAGAAGAGTTGAAAATCTAGAAGTTGCAGGATACACAGATTCTGACTTTGCTGGGAATTTTCCATCTTCAAAGAAATCTACTTCAGGCTATGTTTTTGTACTTGCTGGTGGAGCAGTGGCTTGGAAGAGTGTGAAGCAAACCATTACAGCAACATCAACCATGCAGGCTGAATTCATTGCCATTTATGAAGGAGTGTGTCAAGGACTTTGGTTAAAGAATTTTCTCTTGCAGACCAAAGTTGTTGACTCCATTATTTCTGGACCATTAAAATTtttttgtgataatacagctgctgTGTATTTCACCAAAAATAACAAGAGGTCTACAAACTCCAAACACATTGACTTGAAGTATTATAGTGTGAGGGAAAGAGTGAAACACAGAGAGCTAGAGGTTGCAAATGTTGGCACTCTATctcagctagcagaccccttcaccaaagCCTTGCCAATTGTTGCTTTTCAGAAACACATTAagagcattggagttttagcaaATTTTGATTGTTAA